One genomic segment of uncultured Campylobacter sp. includes these proteins:
- a CDS encoding DNA translocase FtsK encodes MAPDSALVGSAGNAIRSFNTQLFGYFAYIYPLFLLALAYVAYKHFRGFDFRFFEFSIGAILLFFTILMVQSSLFGASGGAVGSFAVDGLRRMIGSVGVWIFNITIFVLSLVLIFEDRFTDIIKNCFIGSRDESLQDEIGDDFTSDADAAQRGGLARYSSAQGLRGTENFNALNDALSTEDNSAKQGNFVEQGASGRGFEGERNLQNLNDTREPENEQNFSDAQGPQASAERELKMPQKGKPSRLKRVERLSEVAENKRLLDQLDKGRVAKPKDFKLPPLDFLNLPPKKKSNIDESEIDRKIYDLLDKLRKFKIDGDVVRTYSGPVVTTFEFRPAAHIKVSKILTLQDDLAMALRAQTIRIQAPVPGKDVVGIEIPNQNIDTIYLREILESDVFKSASSPLTIVLGKDIVGQPFVTDLKKLPHLLIAGTTGSGKSVGINAMLLSLLYRNSPKSLRLIMIDPKMLEFSIYNDIPHLLTPVITQPKQAIIALSNLVSEMEQRYSLMAQNRTKNIDNYNEKMLREGGEILPYIVVIIDELADLMMTSGKDVEHYIARLAQMARASGIHLIVATQRPSVDVVTGLIKANLPSRISFRVGSKVDSKVILDQMGADSLLGRGDMLFTPPTAPGLIRLHAPFTTENEINKIAEFLKAQESVVYDERFLIENEGAKQEGGIINPQNIVLDELYNEAKAIVLEEEKTSISYLQRRLRIGYNRAATIIEQLEQMGVLSEINAKGQRDIIK; translated from the coding sequence ATTGCGCCCGATTCTGCGCTCGTAGGCAGCGCGGGTAACGCCATCCGCTCGTTTAATACCCAGCTATTCGGCTATTTTGCATACATCTATCCGCTATTTTTGCTCGCCTTAGCATACGTAGCCTATAAGCATTTTCGCGGTTTTGACTTTAGATTTTTTGAGTTTAGCATTGGCGCGATTTTGCTATTTTTTACCATTTTGATGGTGCAGTCGAGTCTCTTTGGTGCTAGCGGCGGAGCAGTTGGTAGCTTCGCGGTGGACGGGCTTAGGCGAATGATCGGAAGCGTCGGCGTGTGGATTTTTAATATTACGATTTTTGTGCTTTCGCTAGTGCTTATATTCGAAGATCGTTTTACCGACATCATCAAAAACTGCTTTATTGGCTCAAGAGACGAAAGCTTGCAGGATGAAATTGGGGACGATTTCACTAGCGATGCGGATGCAGCGCAAAGGGGCGGGCTTGCAAGGTATTCGTCTGCGCAGGGCTTGAGAGGTACGGAAAATTTTAACGCTTTGAATGACGCTTTGAGCACAGAGGACAATTCGGCAAAACAGGGTAATTTTGTGGAGCAAGGTGCAAGCGGGCGCGGTTTTGAAGGTGAGCGAAATTTACAAAATTTAAACGATACTCGCGAGCCTGAAAATGAGCAGAATTTCAGTGATGCACAGGGTCCGCAGGCTTCCGCTGAACGCGAGCTTAAAATGCCGCAAAAGGGAAAGCCGAGCAGGCTAAAAAGGGTCGAGCGCCTAAGTGAGGTCGCCGAAAATAAAAGGCTTTTGGATCAGCTCGACAAGGGCAGGGTGGCCAAGCCCAAGGATTTTAAGCTGCCACCGCTTGACTTTTTAAATTTACCGCCGAAAAAGAAAAGCAACATCGATGAGAGCGAGATCGATCGTAAAATTTACGACCTGCTCGATAAGCTGCGTAAATTTAAGATCGACGGCGATGTGGTGCGGACCTACTCGGGTCCGGTCGTTACGACCTTTGAGTTTCGCCCCGCCGCGCACATCAAAGTAAGTAAAATTCTAACGCTGCAAGATGATCTCGCGATGGCTCTTCGGGCGCAGACCATCCGCATCCAAGCGCCGGTTCCGGGCAAAGACGTCGTGGGTATCGAGATCCCAAATCAAAATATCGATACGATATATCTGCGCGAAATTTTAGAAAGCGACGTATTTAAAAGCGCTTCCAGTCCGCTTACCATCGTGCTTGGCAAGGACATCGTGGGGCAGCCTTTCGTCACCGATCTTAAGAAGCTGCCGCACCTTCTCATCGCAGGCACCACCGGAAGCGGCAAGAGCGTGGGTATCAACGCCATGCTGCTTAGCCTTTTGTATCGCAACTCGCCCAAGAGCCTGCGCCTTATAATGATCGATCCGAAGATGCTTGAGTTTAGTATCTACAACGACATCCCGCATCTGCTAACGCCCGTAATCACGCAGCCTAAGCAGGCGATCATCGCACTAAGTAATCTTGTTTCGGAGATGGAGCAACGCTACTCGCTCATGGCGCAAAACAGGACGAAAAATATCGACAACTATAACGAAAAGATGCTGCGCGAGGGGGGCGAAATTTTGCCTTACATCGTCGTTATCATCGATGAGCTCGCGGATCTGATGATGACGAGCGGCAAGGATGTGGAGCACTATATCGCGCGTTTGGCGCAGATGGCGCGCGCTAGCGGCATCCATCTCATCGTAGCGACGCAGCGCCCTAGCGTGGACGTCGTCACGGGGCTGATAAAGGCGAATCTGCCTAGCCGTATCAGCTTCCGCGTGGGCTCAAAGGTCGATAGCAAGGTGATTTTGGATCAGATGGGCGCGGACAGCTTGCTTGGGCGTGGCGATATGCTCTTTACGCCGCCTACCGCGCCGGGGCTCATCCGCCTGCACGCGCCGTTTACGACCGAGAATGAGATCAACAAAATCGCGGAATTTTTAAAAGCGCAAGAAAGCGTCGTTTATGACGAGCGATTTTTGATCGAAAACGAGGGCGCCAAGCAAGAAGGCGGTATAATCAATCCGCAAAATATCGTGCTTGACGAGCTTTACAACGAGGCGAAAGCGATCGTTTTGGAGGAGGAGAAAACCTCGATCAGCTACCTGCAGCGCCGCTTGCGTATCGGGTACAACCGCGCCGCGACGATCATCGAGCAGCTAGAACAGATGGGCGTTTTAAGCGAGATCAACGCCAAAGGCCAGCGCGACATAATCAAGTAA